Proteins co-encoded in one Medicago truncatula cultivar Jemalong A17 chromosome 8, MtrunA17r5.0-ANR, whole genome shotgun sequence genomic window:
- the LOC25500177 gene encoding uncharacterized protein: protein MDPQAFIRLSIGSLGLRSTGIELSTGKSGIQRLSSSYVCEIRLRGFPVQTSSVPLITSAEVIRDTQNIASSFYLEESDLNALLAPGCFYNPHACLEIAVFSGKKGSHCGVGVKRQQIGIFKMQVGPEWGEGKPVILFNGWTCIGKNKQENGKPGAELHLKVKLDPDPRYVFRFEDITTLSPQIVLLQGSIKQPIFSCKFSKDRVSQIDSLSTYWSGSPDISDLESERRERKGWKVKIHDLSGSAVAAAFITTPFVPSSGCDWVARSNPGAWLIVRPDVVGRSESWQPWGKLEAWRERGIKDSICCKFHLLSEPQDGGNLLMSEIHINAEKGGEFFIDTEKHMRTVASAASPIPSPQSSGDFGALSPVAGGFVMSCRVQGEGKRGKPLVQLALRHVTCVEDAAIFMALAAAVDLSIEACKPFRRKIRRGFRNSI, encoded by the exons ATGGATCCCCAAGCCTTTATTAGGTTGTCGATAGGCTCTCTGGGTTTGAGAAGTACTGGAATTGAACTGAGCACTGGAAAATCCGGAATTCAAAGACTTTCTTCATCTTATGTTTGTGAGATACGACTTCGAGGTTTTCCTGTTCAAACATCATCAGTCCCCTTGATAACCTCTGCTGAAGTTATACGTGATACACAGAACATTGCTTCAAGCTTTTACCTCGAAGAATCTGATTTAAATGCGTTGTTAGCTCCTGGTTGTTTCTATAATCCTCATGCATGTTTGGAGATCGCCGTATTTTCAGGGAAGAAGGGATCTCATTGTGGAGTTGGTGTTAAAAGGCAGCAAATCGGCATTTTTAAAATGCAGGTTGGCCCTGAATGGGGTGAAGGGAAACCTGTGATTCTTTTTAACGGATGGACATGTATTGGCAAGAACAAACAGGAGAATGGAAAACCAGGTGCCGAATTGCATTTGAAAGTTAAACTAGATCCTGATCCTAGATACGTGTTCCGGTTTGAAGATATAACAACATTGAGTCCTCAGATAGTTCTGCTGCAAGGATCAATCAAGCAGCCAATCTTCAGTTGCAAGTTTAGCAAGGACAG GGTTTCTCAGATTGACTCGTTGAGCACATACTGGTCAGGTTCTCCTGACATTTCTGACTTAGAAtcggagagaagagagagaaaaggatgGAAGGTGAAGATACATGATCTATCTGGTTCAGCTGTAGCTGCAGCCTTCATAACAACTCCATTTGTTCCATCTTCAGGTTGTGATTGGGTTGCAAGATCCAACCCGGGAGCTTGGTTGATTGTTCGTCCCGATGTGGTTGGTAGATCCGAGAGCTGGCAGCCATGGGGAAAGCTCGAAGCATGGCGCGAGCGCGGAATTAAAGACTCTATATGTTGCAAATTCCATCTTCTATCCGAACCTCAAGATGGAGGCAATCTTCTTATGTCTGAAATACATATAAATGCCGAAAAGGGTGGCGAGTTTTTCATTGATACTGAAAAACACATGAGAACCGTGGCTTCTGCGGCAAGTCCGATACCTAGTCCTCAAAGTAGCGGAGACTTTGGTGCACTGAGTCCGGTTGCTGGAGGTTTTGTCATGAGCTGTAGAGTTCAAGGTGAAGGAAAGCGTGGCAAGCCATTAGTACAGCTGGCATTGCGACACGTGACGTGCGTGGAGGATGCTGCCATCTTCATGGCACTTGCGGCAGCTGTTGACCTCAGCATTGAGGCATGCAAGCCTTTCCGAAGGAAGATCAGAAGAGGGTTTCGGAACTCTATTTGA